The genomic interval AAACCAAGGAGACAGACATAAACCAGAAGTGTTTATTGCAGAAATTTGGCCAAGATTTCAGCTGAGTGATCACAGGCTAGGCTGGGGCCCTCTGCCCACGACTGGCCCGGTAAAACAGGAAAGGGCCGGAGGAGGATATCTGGGCTCCAAGCCTCAGAGCTGTGAGAGGATGTTGGGAGCCAGGCTGCAGGTGAGGCCTGTGCCATCTGGCTCCACGTTCAGGGATTTGACGATGCCATCCTCTATCACCATGGAGAACCTGCCAGAAAGAAGGGCCGGGCCACGTCAAACAGCCTGGGCCTGGAGGCTGACAATGGAGACAGGTGGGGTAGCAGGCGAACCCCCCAAGGGGGACCCTCCCACTTTTACCTCTTCAGTCGGTGATTCCCAAAGAGAAAGAGCAGTGAATCATCAAGTAACAAATCTGTCTCCTGAAAGGAGAAGCAGAGGAAAGGTCAGGAACGCCCAGAACAGGCCAGTCCCCTAGCCGCTCCCCACACTGGCCGTCTCCCTTCAAGTCCCTGCTTCCAGGATGGAGGCTGGGAGTGCACTCACCTTCCCAAAAGTCCCACTGGGGTCTGCCAGGAGCCGAACCTAAGGAGAAAGCAAAAGTCACAAAAAAATCTCCACCTTGGCCTCAGATCCCCTACAGGATCCACAGCTCACCTTGCCCTCTGCCTTGTGGGCGCGTGCCCACTCTTCAGTTACAAAGACATCATTAACGGTCAGACATGCCACCACCTGGATCCCCTTGGCCTTCAGAGCGTCAGCCTGCTCCACGAACCCTGGCAGGTGGGTCTGGGGAGGAGAACCAGAGTCAGCAAGTGGGTAACAGCCTCTGCTCCTCAGCCCACCCTTTGTCTCCAAGCCCTCTTCATTTCCCGACACCGACCCCTTTCATCAGACAATGAGAACTGGGTAAGCCAGAGTTCCTttttgtttccctggtggctcaacagtaaagaattcgcctgccaatgcaggaaacgtgggttcgatccttgcatcaggaagatcccctggagaaggaaatggcaacccgctccagtattcttgtctgggaaatctcctggacagagaagcctggcgcgctacagtccatggggttgcagagagttggcacgacttagcgactaaacagcaacaactaaGAAGCTCGGATCCAAGTTCAAGTGTTCCTCGCTCAAGACCGTGAACGTCCCACGAGCAGGACCGCCTCATCTACCCGAGTCCCAAGTCCCTTCCACAGCCCTGTCTAGTCACCCAGCAGGATCAATGAGAGGCGTTGCACCACCTTTTCTCCTACATCCCTACACGCACAGTCACAACTTATTTCTTAAAAACCTGATATGCTTCTTTAACTGTCATATTACCTACATCCCATTGGTACAAGCTGTCGCGGGACTAAGTGGGACTCTGCGGGACTCGTGaacaatacaaacacacacacaagatccCAACTGCTGAGCCCAGAAGCGCAGGCCTCACCTTGGAACAACCAGGGGTAAAGGCCCCAGGGAGGCCAAACAGCACTCCCTTCTTGCCTTTGAACAGCTCTGCCAGGTTCACCTTGTTGCCCGGCTCCTTTTCAAATACCTCCACCGACGGAATGGCATCTCCAACCTAGAAAGAAGGACTCCAAAGtaagggcaggggcagggccgcaagggcggggtgggggtgcccAGAGAGGGCTGAGGAGCCCTGCCTGGTCCCGTGGAGCCCGGGTTGACACCCGGCAGGGAAGTCCACCGCTGTCGGAGCTTCCAGAGGTCCCTTTCCTGCGACCACCTGGTTACCCCACATCCTCCAAGTTTCAGGGTGGCCCTATTCCTCTTA from Bos indicus x Bos taurus breed Angus x Brahman F1 hybrid chromosome 29, Bos_hybrid_MaternalHap_v2.0, whole genome shotgun sequence carries:
- the PRDX5 gene encoding peroxiredoxin-5, mitochondrial — its product is MRLGWLRVLGCRPGSVVSRATIVEGASTTAAGTRGCLEGILEWTFGGVRGFRSAAVAMAPIKVGDAIPSVEVFEKEPGNKVNLAELFKGKKGVLFGLPGAFTPGCSKTHLPGFVEQADALKAKGIQVVACLTVNDVFVTEEWARAHKAEGKVRLLADPSGTFGKETDLLLDDSLLFLFGNHRLKRFSMVIEDGIVKSLNVEPDGTGLTCSLAPNILSQL